The stretch of DNA CAAAAAACTCCCGGCCCCGGGTATCAATCACCAGCGCCACTTTGCTGACCCGCCCGGCCGATTGGGAACAAAGCTCGGCAAATTTCGGGATGAATGTTGGCGGCAGATTATCGACGCAAAAATACCCCAGATCTTCCATTTCCCGGATAACCTGAGTTTTCCCGGCGCCGGACATACCGGTTATAATGACTAAACGAATATCGTCCATAATTTCACCTCTTAATTACGGCGGTTGGAACGCCGCGCCAAATGCTTCTCGATTCTCTCCAGTGAAGTATTGATTACCGCTTCCGGACCAATACCATTAGCTTCAAGCAATTCAGTCGCCTGCTGCAGTTCCCCCACCGCTAAGGCAAAATGGCTGTCAGTGCCGGCAATAAGTTTAGCGCCATATTGTTTAGCCAAACGGATAATATGTTCGCACCGGGGCTTGCTGCCCCGCCGGGAAATAGTCAGTGAACTGTTATTAACCTCCAGGGCTACATCAAACTCCACCGCCGCCTGTACCACAGCTTCAGCATCAATGGGGTATTCCGGATTTCCCGGATGAACGATAACGTCAACCCAGGGATTTTTCATCGTATTGATCATCATGGCGGTGTTTTCCGTTACAGAGCCGTACGGTGCACACTTGGTATGCAAACCGGCCAATACAATATCCAGCTTAGCCAGTCGCTCATTATCCAAATCCAACGTCCCGTTACGGTCAATTACGTTGGCTTCTATTCCTTTTAAAAGACGCACACCGGAAAGCTCAGGCGGCACGGCCGCCAAATTGCTGAAATGGTAAGCGCACGGGGCGCCAGGCATAGCCGGACCATGATCGGTGATCGCAACCATCTCCAGCCCTTTGGCGGCAGCGGCGGCGACAATTTCCAGTATCGTACTGTAAGCATGGCCGCTGGAAATGGTATGAACATGCAAATCGGCAACAAATTTCACTGACCCTTCCTCCTTTGGTATCTACAATTATATGGCAAAATACTGAAAAAAGCAAAAGACTTGAACCGCAAAGTACTCGAAGGACGCAAAGGGAACGCAAAAAAAAACACAGCGCGATCATTATCGCGCTGAAATTATTATCGTGAACCCTTTGCGTACTTTGAGTACTTCGCGGTTCAACACCGTTCCCCCGCTTTATTTGACATTCATAGACTTGCCGACATTAAGCAGGCGGCACAGCCGGACAGTTGCCGCTTCGATCAGCTGCGCTCCGTTTTCCATGCACTGCTCAAGCGTCATCGGTCCCGGCGTCACACTCGTCAGACCGTCAATTCCCTGCTTAAGCACATCCTCGGCCCCCTGGCCTAAACCACCGGACACACAGACAACCGGAACATCAAATTGCTTGGCTACTTTAGCCACCCCAACCGGCGCTTTGCCGTAAGCTGTTTGAAAATCAGTCCGGCCTTCACCGGTAATGACTAGATCGGCGTCCTGCACCATCGAAGCAAAACCCGCTGCCTCCAGGACAATTTCCACCCCGGGCCGAAGCTGGGCATTGGTGAAAAACAGCAAGCCTGCACCCAGTCCGCCGGCAGCCCCGGCGCCGGAACAACTGGCCATGGCTTTGCCTGTTGCTTGTTCGGCAATACGGGCGTAATTGTTCAGGGCGGCATCAAGCTCGGCCACCATGGCCGGAGTCGCCCCTTTTTGCGGTCCATAAACAGCCGATGCCCCCCGCTCTCCGCACAAGGGATTGTCAACGTCACAGGCCACCATGATTGTCGTTTCCTGCAGCCGCTCATCCAAACCGGTAAGATCAATGACGGCCAAATCGGCCAAGGCCTTGCCGCCGGGCGGCAGGGTCTTGCCGTCACTGTCCAGGAATCTGGCCCCTAAGGCCTCGGCCATGCCAACGCCGCCGTCATTGGTCGCACTGCCGCCGATGCCAATAATGATTTTCCGCAGGCCTTTATCTAAAACAGCTTTAATCAGCTGGCCCGTCCCAAAGGTAGTCGTAATGCGCGGATCGCGTTTATCAGCGGGCACAAGCGGCAATCCCGAGGCTGCGGCCATTTCAATAATGGCTGTTTCGGCGTCGCCCAGTATTCCCCACTGAGCTTCAAGGGTCGTTCCTAACGGCCCGACAACCTCCTCATACAGCACTTGGCCGCCGGTAGCGGTAACCAGCGCCTCAATGGTGCCTTCTCCGCCGTCGGCAATCGGCAGCAGTTGAACCTCCGCTTCGGCAAATACATTTCGAATGCCCCGTTCAATTGCCTCCGCCACGCCTAATGCCGATACACTGCCTTTGAAGGAATCGGGAGCCACTACAATTTTCATTGCTGAAACACTCCTTTGACAAAAATATAGTATAAACTGATAAGAATATTGGCTAAATTCGGTTACTTTCCTGCCGCCAGGAAAAAAAGCGTTTATTCGTTTAATATATACTTATAAATGGCTTCGGCCACGCCATCCTCATCATTGGTCAGCGTTATTGCATCGGCAATTGCCTTAACGCCGGGCATGGCATTGCCCATTGCTACGCCCAGACCGGCGTACTTCAGCATATCCACATCGTTGTTGGAATCACCTACCGCCATGACCTCCGACTGTTTGATGCCCAGCTGCCGGGCCAGAAAATCAATCGCCGCTCCCTTGTTGACATCGGGATGAACCATCTCGAGATACCTGGGGCGGGACAGCGGCGCAAAAACCCGGCCCTGGAACACTGAATGAACCACCTCGGCAATTTCCTTCATGGCCCCGGGTTCAGCAATTGCCATCATTTTGTAGACATGATTAACCAAGCTGTATAATTCCGGTCCGGCCGGAATAGCCTTGATCCCGGTCAACGCTTCATAGGTTTGCGCCTTTTCATTATATTCTTCAACATAGAGTTTATCACCCTGGTACACCTGAATATACCAGCCCCGCGCGCGAAACAGTTCCAGAAGTTCCGCCGCTGTCGC from Dendrosporobacter quercicolus encodes:
- a CDS encoding glycerate kinase; the protein is MKIVVAPDSFKGSVSALGVAEAIERGIRNVFAEAEVQLLPIADGGEGTIEALVTATGGQVLYEEVVGPLGTTLEAQWGILGDAETAIIEMAAASGLPLVPADKRDPRITTTFGTGQLIKAVLDKGLRKIIIGIGGSATNDGGVGMAEALGARFLDSDGKTLPPGGKALADLAVIDLTGLDERLQETTIMVACDVDNPLCGERGASAVYGPQKGATPAMVAELDAALNNYARIAEQATGKAMASCSGAGAAGGLGAGLLFFTNAQLRPGVEIVLEAAGFASMVQDADLVITGEGRTDFQTAYGKAPVGVAKVAKQFDVPVVCVSGGLGQGAEDVLKQGIDGLTSVTPGPMTLEQCMENGAQLIEAATVRLCRLLNVGKSMNVK
- a CDS encoding Cof-type HAD-IIB family hydrolase, with amino-acid sequence MTIKLLALDLDDTLLNKSNLISPRCREAIRKAVAKGVIVTIATGRMYASAVPFARQLGLDIPIITYTGALIKSGLSDEVLFTRSFEPATAAELLELFRARGWYIQVYQGDKLYVEEYNEKAQTYEALTGIKAIPAGPELYSLVNHVYKMMAIAEPGAMKEIAEVVHSVFQGRVFAPLSRPRYLEMVHPDVNKGAAIDFLARQLGIKQSEVMAVGDSNNDVDMLKYAGLGVAMGNAMPGVKAIADAITLTNDEDGVAEAIYKYILNE
- a CDS encoding phosphatase — encoded protein: MKFVADLHVHTISSGHAYSTILEIVAAAAAKGLEMVAITDHGPAMPGAPCAYHFSNLAAVPPELSGVRLLKGIEANVIDRNGTLDLDNERLAKLDIVLAGLHTKCAPYGSVTENTAMMINTMKNPWVDVIVHPGNPEYPIDAEAVVQAAVEFDVALEVNNSSLTISRRGSKPRCEHIIRLAKQYGAKLIAGTDSHFALAVGELQQATELLEANGIGPEAVINTSLERIEKHLARRSNRRN